From Fibrobacter sp. UWB4, one genomic window encodes:
- the ybeY gene encoding rRNA maturation RNase YbeY: protein MPDPASKKKDYTIDFLCEGNIESFPWKDKFEAMARKLLAEEGTENNVNIVLCTDEFVREMNKNYRGLDKVTDVLSFEWHEEIPGEEEMLGEIYIARDQVKRQAPQYGNSFFAEMKRVIVHGLLHLSGYDHIKAADRKVMRARECEFLGLDPYKDKESMENG, encoded by the coding sequence ATGCCAGACCCTGCTAGTAAAAAGAAAGACTACACTATCGATTTCCTGTGCGAGGGGAATATCGAGTCCTTCCCGTGGAAGGATAAGTTCGAAGCTATGGCCCGCAAGCTCCTTGCCGAAGAAGGCACGGAGAACAACGTCAATATCGTGCTCTGCACCGACGAGTTCGTTCGCGAGATGAACAAGAACTACCGCGGGCTCGACAAGGTGACGGACGTGCTTTCGTTCGAATGGCACGAAGAAATTCCGGGCGAAGAAGAAATGCTCGGCGAAATCTACATCGCAAGGGATCAGGTCAAGCGCCAGGCCCCGCAGTACGGCAATAGCTTTTTTGCCGAGATGAAGCGCGTGATTGTTCACGGACTACTCCACCTGTCGGGGTACGACCATATCAAGGCCGCCGACCGAAAGGTGATGCGCGCCCGCGAATGCGAGTTCCTTGGCTTGGATCCGTACAAGGACAAGGAGAGCATGGAAAATGGGTGA
- a CDS encoding hemolysin family protein: protein MGDPNTIAIVLLVFFLLVSASFTLIKAVFAAIYAKREDHDRTDREAKIAKIVENRGYNETVSIGRIFSDVGIGVFGFYLFSNAPWQWTHDFWLLGIMAYMLCACAVIYIVTIFCPNLIGNLKPDTLSVVLVPLYRLIRMPFVPVGRVCHTIYLKLLDALGYDAKLSFLPEERRDAVQADLSDSSLSEGEGLEKEERQMILNIFDFVETPVREIMTPRVDMCAIDVDTSLEDLVKVLNNERHSRLPVYKETVDNIVGILSNRDFLEWYTEHHDEPFDLMKLVMPPVYVPYHKKIDDLLTELRKTGNQLAIVVDEYGGTAGLVTLEDILEEIVGEIRDEDDMDEDEDVQKLKDGRYILDPLMTLSDLEYELDVELKPPENSHVETLSGLIQATLGIIPSPGAEVKIQGYTFRVLRMDGTRMEKVMMILPAGVKGPKTQTLHKV from the coding sequence ATGGGTGATCCGAACACCATTGCGATTGTTCTTCTCGTTTTCTTTCTTTTAGTTTCGGCATCGTTTACTTTAATCAAGGCAGTCTTTGCCGCCATCTATGCCAAGCGTGAAGACCACGACCGCACGGACCGAGAAGCGAAGATTGCAAAGATTGTCGAAAACCGCGGCTACAACGAGACCGTCTCCATCGGCCGAATCTTCTCGGACGTGGGCATTGGCGTGTTCGGATTTTATCTGTTCTCGAATGCCCCGTGGCAGTGGACGCACGACTTTTGGCTGCTCGGGATCATGGCGTATATGCTTTGCGCCTGTGCCGTGATCTATATTGTGACCATCTTTTGTCCGAACCTGATCGGCAACTTGAAACCGGATACTTTGTCCGTGGTGCTCGTGCCGCTGTACAGGCTCATCCGTATGCCGTTTGTGCCGGTGGGCCGCGTTTGCCATACCATTTACCTCAAGCTTTTGGACGCTCTCGGCTACGATGCCAAGCTCAGCTTCTTGCCCGAAGAACGCCGCGACGCTGTGCAGGCGGACCTTTCGGATTCTTCGCTCTCTGAAGGCGAGGGCCTCGAGAAAGAAGAACGGCAGATGATTCTTAACATCTTCGACTTCGTGGAAACTCCGGTGCGCGAAATCATGACACCGCGTGTGGACATGTGTGCGATTGATGTGGACACTTCGCTTGAGGACCTGGTGAAGGTCTTGAATAACGAACGCCATTCTCGTTTGCCGGTGTACAAGGAAACGGTAGACAACATTGTCGGTATTCTTTCGAACCGCGACTTCTTGGAATGGTACACGGAACATCACGATGAACCGTTTGACTTGATGAAGCTTGTGATGCCGCCGGTCTACGTGCCGTACCACAAGAAGATTGATGATCTTTTGACGGAACTCCGCAAGACGGGTAACCAGCTCGCGATTGTCGTGGACGAATACGGCGGAACGGCTGGCCTTGTGACGCTCGAAGACATTCTCGAAGAAATCGTCGGTGAAATCCGCGACGAAGACGACATGGACGAAGATGAGGACGTGCAGAAGTTGAAGGACGGACGCTACATTCTCGATCCGCTGATGACGCTCTCGGACTTGGAATACGAACTCGACGTGGAACTCAAACCGCCTGAGAATTCCCACGTGGAAACGCTTTCCGGCCTCATTCAGGCAACGCTTGGAATCATCCCGTCACCGGGCGCCGAAGTCAAAATTCAGGGTTACACGTTCCGCGTTTTGCGCATGGACGGCACCCGCATGGAAAAGGTCATGATGATTCTCCCTGCCGGCGTGAAAGGCCCGAAGACGCAGACACTCCATAAGGTGTAG
- a CDS encoding metal ABC transporter solute-binding protein, Zn/Mn family — MRLLRSLFLLVLIPAAIVCAGNEHITVAVSLQPYSTLLKMLGGARLNVVTLLPPGADPHNYEPKPAIIKAFSLAKVYFTDGSGLDNAWLPRFLGANKNVQVVNFSRNIEWMKAEDHDHDAIGHHHDDENELDPHIWTSPYRMQLLAINIYEALKNIDPEHVAYYTARFQNTQELLRKVHRKLTSVIMGLPLDRRSFIVFHPSYGYLAKDYKLTQYAIEVNGKEPKPRDLAKLIQMGRKNNIKAVFVQPEFSKRAAATIAKDLGAVVVETDPLSDDFIGNTQKFIDALAEAKKR; from the coding sequence ATGCGTCTTCTTCGATCCCTGTTTTTGCTTGTCTTGATTCCTGCCGCAATTGTCTGCGCTGGCAATGAACATATCACGGTTGCGGTTTCTTTACAGCCTTATTCAACTTTGTTAAAAATGCTTGGTGGTGCTCGCTTAAATGTGGTGACGCTTTTGCCGCCGGGTGCGGACCCGCACAATTATGAACCGAAGCCTGCGATTATCAAGGCGTTTTCGCTTGCCAAGGTTTACTTCACAGATGGGTCTGGCTTGGATAATGCCTGGCTTCCTCGTTTTTTGGGTGCTAATAAAAATGTTCAGGTCGTGAATTTCTCCAGGAATATCGAATGGATGAAAGCCGAAGATCACGATCATGACGCAATTGGTCATCATCACGATGATGAAAATGAGCTTGATCCGCATATTTGGACGTCTCCGTACCGTATGCAACTTTTGGCCATAAATATTTATGAAGCTTTGAAGAATATTGATCCTGAACATGTTGCTTACTATACGGCTAGATTCCAGAACACGCAGGAACTTTTGCGCAAGGTCCATCGTAAGTTGACTTCTGTGATCATGGGTTTGCCATTAGATCGTCGATCGTTCATCGTGTTCCATCCGTCGTATGGCTATCTCGCTAAGGACTACAAGCTCACTCAGTATGCAATTGAAGTGAATGGTAAAGAGCCGAAACCTCGGGATTTGGCGAAGCTCATCCAGATGGGGCGCAAAAACAATATCAAGGCTGTCTTTGTGCAGCCGGAATTCAGCAAACGAGCTGCTGCGACTATAGCAAAGGATTTAGGTGCTGTTGTTGTCGAAACAGATCCGCTGTCTGACGACTTTATCGGTAATACTCAAAAGTTTATTGATGCTCTTGCTGAGGCGAAAAAGAGATAA
- a CDS encoding TIGR02147 family protein: MKPIVEYTDFRMFMRDYYEERKRCSAFSWREFSKNAGFSSPSYMKVVCDGKSKLSRIGVERTGAAMGLAGFEMDYFRAMVKFGQAETEENKKAAYNEMLSIANVYKVRSIEGELFRFYDTWHNSVLRELAPIMPGATPGEMAKMCYPQISAAEVRASLDFLTKSGLLKKEDDNFVQSEISIQGTTDATRLAMRNMHRQMSRLATPALELPKDIRNFSGVTMGLSRESFRKIECVLNECRRQIVAIAAEEKNIEQVYRLNLQLFPLTKNVKENENEEV; this comes from the coding sequence ATGAAACCGATCGTCGAATATACCGATTTCCGCATGTTCATGCGAGATTACTACGAGGAACGCAAGCGCTGTTCCGCGTTCTCCTGGCGAGAATTCTCCAAGAATGCAGGATTCAGCTCGCCCTCGTACATGAAGGTCGTTTGCGACGGTAAAAGCAAGTTGAGCCGGATCGGCGTGGAACGCACGGGGGCCGCCATGGGGCTTGCCGGTTTCGAGATGGATTATTTCAGGGCGATGGTCAAGTTCGGCCAGGCGGAAACGGAAGAGAACAAAAAGGCCGCCTATAATGAAATGCTTTCCATTGCAAATGTCTATAAAGTTAGGTCCATTGAGGGTGAACTTTTCAGGTTCTACGATACTTGGCACAACTCGGTCCTCAGGGAGCTGGCCCCGATTATGCCCGGCGCTACTCCGGGTGAAATGGCTAAGATGTGCTATCCGCAGATCTCTGCTGCGGAGGTTCGAGCTTCTCTCGACTTTCTCACGAAATCGGGACTCCTGAAAAAAGAAGATGACAATTTTGTCCAGTCAGAAATCTCGATCCAGGGCACGACCGATGCAACGCGACTTGCCATGAGAAATATGCACCGCCAGATGTCCAGGCTTGCGACGCCGGCACTTGAACTCCCCAAGGACATTCGTAATTTTAGCGGCGTGACCATGGGGCTTTCGCGTGAATCCTTCCGCAAAATAGAATGTGTACTGAATGAATGCCGTCGCCAGATTGTAGCTATCGCAGCCGAAGAGAAGAATATTGAACAAGTTTATCGCTTGAATTTGCAGCTATTCCCCCTGACGAAAAACGTGAAGGAGAACGAAAATGAAGAAGTATAG
- a CDS encoding FISUMP domain-containing protein, whose product MNFKNKAFITSSIIGIAFTVFLAGCDEENISQPPLEVLSPSSDSEISSSSASPESSVESSVASSEPSSSVLSELPSSSSLSESSSSAPLSSAQAPETKVSSSSTASSSARTNCITYTSSFNPDNYNEDPECVIRQLTAGVVETLVKQGIDSTSAFNTAKLKLYSIFSLDTLLQHQTLHSTSIGYTFSHLIPPDNDSSKTRSDFIEKFTKGETFDETFICSAYEGFSIEKFLSIINPTSTWGDYGRYSTNYAVQEPQYILRNLWRHCGQLPYCDSAHYGLFKTYRCSSDKVNCKDNGKDFVCAYNNWRTPNAKEYETHNKECTVNNTRFPSDSFPSEFYICYEGRWYLSRDNLVDSLPQEYFFNENIKYDTLTDPRDGKKYRTVVFENQVWMAENINYYSESDSLIKNYSKCAQKIGCRYGRFYNVDAATHACPEGWHLPKEADVSRWDEMPYAEATVFLPKLFSRLTGERGATNESGLSLLSINSVDPYGWDHIGVTYGYFWVDSRKEFYIATTHANFSDVDPREKGQLVPVRCIKDN is encoded by the coding sequence ATGAATTTCAAAAACAAAGCATTTATAACCAGTTCAATTATAGGAATTGCCTTCACTGTTTTTCTTGCAGGTTGCGACGAAGAAAACATCAGCCAGCCGCCTCTAGAGGTGCTTTCACCGTCTAGCGATTCCGAGATTTCGTCCTCCAGTGCATCGCCAGAATCATCCGTAGAATCATCCGTCGCGTCATCAGAACCGTCATCAAGCGTTTTGTCCGAACTACCGTCTTCAAGTTCATTAAGCGAATCGTCATCTTCGGCCCCGCTGTCAAGCGCGCAAGCGCCCGAAACAAAAGTATCGAGCAGTTCTACAGCATCAAGTTCAGCAAGAACAAACTGCATTACCTACACGAGTTCCTTTAATCCAGACAATTACAACGAAGACCCCGAATGTGTCATCAGGCAGCTGACAGCTGGCGTCGTTGAAACTCTTGTAAAGCAAGGCATAGATTCCACCAGCGCGTTCAATACGGCAAAGCTAAAACTTTATTCCATATTCTCCCTAGACACACTGCTACAACACCAAACTTTACATTCCACATCTATCGGCTATACATTTTCACATTTAATCCCTCCCGACAACGATTCTTCAAAGACGAGAAGCGATTTTATCGAGAAATTCACGAAAGGCGAGACCTTCGACGAGACTTTTATATGTTCTGCCTATGAAGGCTTTTCTATCGAGAAATTCTTAAGCATAATCAACCCGACATCAACCTGGGGAGATTACGGAAGATACAGCACCAATTACGCCGTTCAGGAACCGCAATACATTTTAAGGAACTTGTGGAGGCATTGCGGACAGCTTCCCTATTGCGACTCCGCCCATTACGGACTTTTCAAGACATACCGTTGCAGCTCGGACAAGGTAAATTGCAAAGATAACGGCAAGGATTTCGTCTGTGCCTACAACAATTGGAGAACACCAAACGCAAAGGAATACGAAACACACAACAAGGAATGCACCGTAAACAACACGCGTTTCCCGAGCGATTCGTTCCCAAGTGAATTCTACATTTGCTACGAAGGACGGTGGTACCTTTCTAGGGACAATCTCGTCGATAGCCTGCCCCAGGAATACTTTTTCAACGAGAACATCAAATACGATACATTGACCGATCCGAGAGACGGCAAGAAATACAGAACCGTCGTTTTCGAGAATCAAGTCTGGATGGCTGAAAACATCAACTACTACAGCGAAAGCGACTCCCTCATCAAGAACTACAGCAAATGCGCACAAAAAATCGGTTGCAGATACGGGCGATTCTACAATGTCGATGCGGCCACCCACGCATGCCCCGAAGGCTGGCACCTGCCCAAAGAAGCGGACGTATCCAGGTGGGACGAGATGCCCTACGCCGAAGCGACCGTATTCTTGCCAAAACTATTTTCACGCCTGACTGGCGAACGCGGCGCGACAAATGAATCCGGACTTTCCCTTTTATCCATAAACTCCGTGGACCCGTATGGTTGGGATCATATCGGTGTGACATACGGATACTTTTGGGTAGATTCAAGAAAAGAATTCTACATCGCCACAACGCATGCCAACTTCAGCGATGTTGACCCGCGCGAAAAAGGACAGCTCGTTCCCGTCCGCTGCATCAAGGACAACTAG
- a CDS encoding 16S rRNA (uracil(1498)-N(3))-methyltransferase: MKTPDSRFYCPLISVGTIILDENESSHAVRVCRAVNGEILQLCDGLGHYADATITKADAKACEVRVDTVEDAPFNRPRLNLGIACLKDDALEEVVFHAAQTETDSIIFLRTDYSQEPKNSDLKKTVRRAELKSLVSLKQSKKPWMTRIEGPIEFDKWLKDYQGDLILCDIDGERKLDLGLGKSSANGNATPITLLVGPEGGFSPREIDAIKAFKNGKVHLLNLGNTRLRARTAAIIALGKVL, translated from the coding sequence ATGAAAACACCTGATAGTCGTTTCTATTGCCCGCTCATTAGCGTCGGCACCATCATCTTGGACGAAAACGAAAGCAGCCATGCCGTACGCGTTTGCCGCGCCGTGAATGGCGAAATTCTACAGCTCTGCGACGGCCTCGGGCATTACGCCGATGCAACAATCACCAAGGCAGACGCCAAAGCCTGCGAAGTCCGCGTAGACACCGTCGAAGACGCACCGTTCAATCGTCCGCGCCTGAACCTCGGCATCGCCTGCCTCAAGGACGACGCGCTCGAAGAAGTCGTTTTCCATGCGGCTCAGACTGAAACGGACAGCATCATCTTTTTGCGTACGGACTATTCCCAGGAACCCAAGAACTCCGACTTGAAAAAGACGGTTCGACGCGCCGAACTCAAATCGCTCGTGAGCCTCAAGCAATCCAAGAAGCCCTGGATGACACGCATCGAAGGGCCGATTGAATTCGACAAGTGGCTCAAGGATTATCAGGGAGACTTGATTCTCTGCGATATCGATGGGGAACGCAAGTTGGATTTGGGATTGGGGAAAAGTTCCGCAAACGGAAACGCCACGCCTATTACTTTACTTGTAGGGCCAGAAGGCGGATTCTCGCCCCGTGAAATCGATGCGATAAAAGCGTTCAAGAACGGGAAAGTCCATCTACTGAACCTCGGCAACACGCGCCTCCGCGCCCGCACCGC
- a CDS encoding metal ABC transporter ATP-binding protein gives MSAIDIKDLSFGYGKSPVLTDVNLSIDENDFVAIIGPNGGGKSTLMRLMVGLLKPTSGTVRVFGEKVPTKKVAIGYVPQNTNKNIDFPITVGECVATGKTGLSPKSDEVKAALERVHIAGFLDRRLGELSGGERQRVLIARSLVCNPKILFLDEPSNNIDVAGIEALYNMLAEFSETMTIVIVTHDLMALSHKVKSVVCVNHSVHYHEGANLTEEMLHSTYGCEVDLIAHGVPHRVLGSHDHTHGGCCEHHH, from the coding sequence ATGTCTGCCATTGACATCAAAGATCTTTCGTTTGGCTATGGTAAGTCGCCCGTGCTCACGGACGTGAACTTGTCTATTGACGAAAATGACTTTGTTGCAATTATCGGGCCGAATGGCGGTGGCAAGTCTACGCTGATGAGGTTGATGGTCGGGCTCTTGAAGCCGACGTCTGGAACGGTGCGCGTTTTCGGCGAAAAGGTCCCGACGAAGAAAGTGGCTATCGGCTATGTGCCGCAGAACACGAACAAGAATATCGACTTCCCGATTACGGTGGGCGAGTGCGTTGCAACAGGCAAGACTGGGCTTTCACCCAAGTCAGATGAAGTGAAGGCTGCACTTGAGCGTGTGCATATCGCGGGCTTCTTGGACCGCCGTCTTGGTGAACTGAGTGGCGGTGAACGCCAGCGTGTCTTGATTGCCCGTTCTCTTGTCTGCAATCCGAAAATCCTCTTTTTGGATGAACCGTCCAACAATATTGACGTTGCGGGAATTGAAGCGCTTTACAACATGCTTGCGGAATTTAGCGAAACGATGACGATTGTAATCGTGACGCACGACTTGATGGCGCTTTCGCATAAGGTGAAGAGCGTTGTCTGCGTGAACCATTCCGTGCATTACCACGAAGGGGCGAATCTGACCGAAGAAATGCTCCATAGCACTTATGGCTGTGAGGTCGATCTGATTGCCCACGGGGTGCCGCATCGCGTTCTCGGGAGCCATGACCACACCCACGGCGGCTGCTGCGAACATCATCACTAG
- a CDS encoding HAD-IIA family hydrolase, protein MKNPVKAVVFDLDGTLYLSGRPYPGAVETVNSVAKRVPVYYLSNNTSKSPVFYENRLKVMGLPLADDSIISALYLSLDAIHERKIKNVFFFANPEVYEWFAAQDPSLNLRPSVEETELVLVAYHNSFDYRELCELSFRVQRGIPFWVTHTDFVCPDERGPVPDIGSFMALLKTAYGVEPEMSFGKPNPAMLSGLLKLYRPEEILFVGDRLYTDFELAKRSGCRFVLPLCGESKMADVEKLDVKPEFIVNNVSEIDFNAFLEGKK, encoded by the coding sequence GTGAAAAATCCTGTTAAAGCTGTTGTCTTCGATTTAGACGGAACTCTCTATTTGAGTGGCCGCCCATACCCTGGTGCGGTCGAAACGGTCAATAGCGTTGCTAAGCGTGTGCCGGTCTATTATTTGAGCAACAACACGAGCAAGTCTCCGGTTTTTTACGAGAATCGCCTCAAGGTCATGGGGCTTCCGCTTGCCGATGATTCCATCATCTCGGCGCTATACCTTTCGCTTGATGCAATTCACGAACGCAAGATCAAGAACGTCTTTTTCTTTGCGAACCCGGAAGTGTACGAATGGTTTGCGGCGCAGGATCCGAGCCTCAATTTGCGCCCGTCGGTTGAGGAAACCGAACTCGTGCTTGTCGCTTACCACAATAGCTTTGACTACCGCGAACTTTGTGAGCTTTCTTTCCGAGTGCAGCGAGGCATCCCGTTCTGGGTCACGCATACGGATTTTGTCTGTCCCGACGAACGCGGTCCGGTGCCAGATATCGGTAGCTTCATGGCTCTCCTCAAGACCGCTTACGGCGTTGAACCTGAGATGAGCTTTGGCAAGCCGAACCCGGCAATGCTTTCGGGACTTTTGAAACTTTACCGCCCCGAAGAAATTCTGTTTGTGGGGGACCGCCTTTATACGGACTTTGAACTGGCTAAGCGTTCCGGCTGCCGTTTTGTGTTGCCCCTGTGCGGCGAATCGAAAATGGCGGATGTCGAAAAGCTCGACGTGAAGCCTGAATTTATTGTCAATAATGTTAGCGAAATTGATTTTAACGCCTTTTTGGAAGGAAAAAAATAA
- a CDS encoding aspartate/glutamate racemase family protein encodes MKTIGLIGGMSWESTITYYEVLNKEIVRALGGFHSAKILMYSVDFAELEANMSKGDWDGNAMILADAAKRLERAGADFIVIATNTMHKLVPQIEREIHIPILHIAEAAAESVKRDGFSKVGLLGTKFTMTQDFIKDHLKSAGLEVIVPDASDIEIVNNVIFNELCLGKVLDASRAEYQRIIAHMKQRGAECVILGCTEIGMLISEKDSVLPVYDTTIIHAKEAARKSLE; translated from the coding sequence ATGAAAACGATTGGTTTGATTGGCGGTATGAGCTGGGAAAGTACAATTACGTACTATGAAGTTTTGAATAAAGAAATTGTCCGTGCGTTGGGCGGTTTCCATAGCGCAAAGATCTTGATGTACAGTGTCGATTTTGCAGAACTCGAAGCGAACATGTCCAAGGGCGACTGGGATGGCAATGCTATGATTCTTGCGGATGCGGCAAAGCGCCTTGAACGTGCTGGTGCCGATTTTATCGTCATTGCGACAAATACGATGCACAAGTTGGTTCCGCAAATTGAACGTGAAATTCATATCCCGATTTTGCATATCGCAGAAGCGGCGGCTGAAAGTGTCAAGCGCGACGGGTTTTCGAAGGTCGGACTGCTTGGAACCAAGTTCACGATGACGCAAGACTTTATCAAGGACCATCTCAAGAGCGCGGGTCTCGAAGTGATTGTTCCCGACGCTTCAGACATTGAAATTGTGAACAACGTGATTTTCAATGAACTCTGCCTCGGTAAAGTTCTCGATGCGTCACGTGCGGAATACCAACGCATCATTGCGCACATGAAACAGCGCGGCGCCGAATGCGTGATTCTCGGCTGCACGGAAATCGGCATGCTCATCTCTGAAAAGGATAGTGTACTCCCCGTGTACGATACGACAATCATCCATGCTAAAGAAGCCGCCCGTAAGTCGCTGGAATAA
- a CDS encoding DNA topoisomerase IV subunit B: MAATKYTEDSIKSLEWHEHIRLRPGMYIGKLGDGQSPDDGIYVLVKEIIDNSIDEFVMGAGKKIEINIDDHAARVRDYGRGIPLGKVIDCVSKINTGGKYDSEAFQKSVGLNGVGTKAVNALSTKFIVKSYRDGRMKQAEFCRGVLVQDYKECATTEKNGTEIYFEPDADIFKNYRFLPAYMEEKVWNYAYLNNGLQLIMNDKVYTSPNGLLDLLNKHVDDSIRYPVIHFKGKDIECAFTHGNQYGEHYYSFVNGQHTTQGGTHQQAFREGLVKGARDHFKKDLDPQDVRNCVIGAISVRIQEPVFESQTKTKLGSTTVAPGGAQLRSWVVDYVASEFDNFLHKNPETEKALLNRITQNERERKEIAGIKKLANERAKKANLHNRKLRDCKIHLTDVKNALNRESMIFITEGDSASGSITKARNVQTQAVFSLRGKPLNSFGMTKKVVYENEEFNLLQHALDIENGLENLRYDKVIIATDADVDGMHIRLLLMTFFLQFFPELVEQKHLYILQTPLFRVRNKQVTKYCYDEAERDKAAKEIGKTGLEITRFKGLGEISPEEFGQFINEDMRLETVSIPPDASLGKMLEYYMGNNTPMRQEHIVLNLRAEAVEEL, from the coding sequence ATGGCAGCTACGAAATATACAGAAGACAGCATCAAATCCCTAGAGTGGCATGAACACATCCGTCTGCGCCCCGGTATGTACATCGGTAAACTTGGCGACGGACAGAGTCCGGACGACGGCATTTACGTGCTCGTCAAGGAAATTATCGACAACTCCATCGACGAATTCGTGATGGGTGCCGGCAAGAAGATTGAAATCAACATTGACGACCATGCAGCCCGCGTGCGCGACTACGGCCGCGGTATTCCTCTTGGCAAGGTCATCGACTGCGTGTCGAAGATCAACACAGGCGGTAAGTACGATTCCGAAGCGTTCCAGAAATCCGTCGGCTTGAACGGCGTGGGTACAAAGGCAGTAAACGCCCTTTCTACCAAATTCATCGTCAAAAGCTACCGCGACGGCCGCATGAAGCAGGCTGAATTCTGCCGTGGCGTTCTGGTGCAGGACTACAAGGAATGCGCTACAACCGAAAAGAACGGTACCGAAATTTACTTTGAACCGGATGCCGACATTTTCAAGAATTATCGTTTCCTCCCGGCCTACATGGAAGAGAAGGTCTGGAACTACGCCTACTTGAACAACGGCCTCCAGCTCATCATGAACGACAAGGTCTACACGAGTCCGAACGGCCTTTTGGACCTTTTGAACAAGCACGTGGACGATTCCATCCGCTACCCGGTGATCCACTTCAAGGGCAAGGATATCGAATGCGCCTTCACGCACGGGAACCAGTACGGCGAACATTACTATAGCTTTGTGAACGGTCAGCACACCACGCAGGGCGGTACACACCAGCAGGCATTCCGCGAAGGCCTTGTCAAAGGCGCCCGCGACCACTTCAAGAAGGACTTGGACCCGCAAGACGTGCGCAACTGCGTCATTGGCGCGATTTCCGTACGCATCCAGGAACCGGTTTTCGAATCCCAGACAAAGACAAAGCTCGGTTCGACGACGGTCGCTCCGGGTGGAGCCCAGCTGCGCTCCTGGGTCGTGGATTACGTGGCAAGCGAGTTCGACAACTTCTTGCACAAGAATCCCGAAACCGAAAAGGCGCTCCTCAACCGCATCACGCAGAACGAACGTGAACGCAAGGAAATCGCAGGCATCAAGAAGCTCGCGAACGAACGCGCCAAGAAGGCGAACTTGCACAACCGCAAACTCCGCGACTGCAAGATCCACCTCACCGACGTCAAAAACGCGCTCAACCGCGAATCGATGATTTTCATTACAGAAGGTGACTCCGCATCTGGCTCTATCACCAAGGCCCGTAACGTGCAGACGCAGGCAGTGTTCAGCCTCCGCGGTAAACCGCTCAACAGCTTTGGCATGACGAAGAAGGTCGTGTACGAGAACGAAGAATTCAACTTGTTGCAGCACGCGCTCGACATCGAAAACGGTCTTGAGAACTTGCGTTACGACAAAGTGATTATCGCGACCGATGCTGATGTGGACGGTATGCACATTCGCCTTTTGCTCATGACGTTCTTCTTGCAGTTCTTCCCGGAACTTGTGGAACAGAAGCACTTGTACATCTTGCAAACGCCGCTTTTCCGCGTGCGCAACAAGCAGGTGACCAAGTACTGCTACGACGAAGCCGAACGCGACAAGGCTGCAAAGGAAATCGGCAAGACCGGCCTCGAAATCACTCGATTCAAAGGTCTTGGCGAAATCAGCCCGGAAGAATTCGGACAGTTCATCAACGAGGACATGCGCCTTGAGACGGTGAGCATTCCGCCTGACGCCTCGCTCGGCAAGATGCTGGAATACTACATGGGCAACAACACGCCTATGCGCCAGGAACACATCGTGCTGAACCTGAGAGCAGAAGCAGTGGAAGAATTGTAA